Proteins co-encoded in one Macrobrachium rosenbergii isolate ZJJX-2024 chromosome 54, ASM4041242v1, whole genome shotgun sequence genomic window:
- the LOC136834580 gene encoding DNA-binding protein HupB-like yields the protein MAIEEDMVFHCDKIRSYKLQKLALSVELDSYLKSSGKKAIPASAIKKAIPAGAIKKAIPAGAIKKAIPAGAIKKAIPTGAIKKAIPTGAIKKAIPASAFKKANPAGAIKKAIPASAIKKAIPTGAIKKAIPAGAVKKAIPASAIKKRPTR from the coding sequence TCTTACAAGTTGCAAAAGTTAGCTTTATCTGTTGAACTGGATTCCTATCTGAAAAGCTCAGGAAAGAAAGCTATTCCAGCTAGCGCTATCAAGAAAGCTATTCCAGCTGGCGCTATCAAGAAAGCTATTCCAGCCGGCGCTATCAAGAAAGCTATTCCAGCTGGCGCTATCAAGAAAGCTATTCCAACCGGCGCTATCAAGAAAGCTATTCCAACCGGCGCTATCAAGAAAGCTATTCCAGCCAGCGCTTTCAAGAAAGCTAATCCAGCCGGCGCTATCAAGAAAGCTATTCCAGCCAGCGCTATCAAGAAAGCTATTCCAACCGGCGCTATCAAGAAAGCTATTCCAGCCGGCGCTGTCAAGAAAGCTATTCCAGCTAGCGCTATCAAGAAAAGACCAACTAGGTGA